From a single Stackebrandtia endophytica genomic region:
- a CDS encoding putative quinol monooxygenase yields the protein MIFIAVKFTVLPEFTDQWLERLTPFTEATRAEPGNLWFDWSRSVDDPDQFVLLEAFQDDAAEAHVNSEHFAEAMRIMPTMLAATPDIINVTTEGDGWSKMAELSVPER from the coding sequence ATGATCTTCATCGCCGTCAAGTTCACCGTGCTGCCGGAGTTCACCGACCAATGGTTGGAACGCCTCACCCCGTTCACCGAGGCCACCCGCGCCGAACCCGGCAACCTCTGGTTCGACTGGTCCCGTTCCGTCGACGACCCCGACCAGTTCGTTCTGCTGGAGGCCTTTCAGGACGACGCGGCCGAAGCCCACGTGAACTCCGAACACTTCGCCGAGGCGATGCGGATCATGCCGACGATGTTGGCCGCCACCCCGGACATCATCAACGTGACCACCGAGGGAGACGGTTGGTCCAAAATGGCCGAACTGTCGGTTCCGGAACGGTAG
- a CDS encoding AAA family ATPase → MQSRLILVTGAQAAGKTTIARAMARRLDRAVHIDGDVIHGFVAAGEVPFDLPPPPGAMEQLYLRYRGSLAVAREYLAAGFDAIVSDNMFGQQLTDVVDLAAALTERVHVIVLDPSESTIEEREAGRDKVGYSDSITPAMLIAAVRQETPRLGLWHDSSGESVDETARSLLDNLGAARVVTANDT, encoded by the coding sequence GTGCAGAGCAGATTGATTCTGGTGACCGGTGCGCAGGCGGCCGGCAAGACCACCATCGCGCGGGCGATGGCCCGACGACTGGACCGCGCCGTTCACATCGACGGCGACGTGATCCACGGTTTCGTGGCCGCCGGAGAGGTCCCGTTCGATCTTCCGCCGCCACCGGGAGCGATGGAGCAGCTCTATCTGCGCTACCGGGGCAGTCTCGCGGTGGCGAGGGAGTATCTGGCGGCGGGCTTCGACGCGATCGTCTCCGACAACATGTTCGGTCAACAGTTGACCGATGTGGTCGATCTGGCCGCCGCGCTCACCGAACGGGTGCACGTCATCGTGCTCGACCCGAGCGAGAGCACCATCGAGGAGCGGGAGGCCGGCCGCGACAAGGTCGGTTACAGCGACAGCATCACCCCGGCCATGCTGATCGCGGCGGTCCGACAGGAGACTCCGCGGCTCGGTCTGTGGCACGACTCCAGTGGAGAGTCGGTGGACGAGACCGCGCGAAGCCTGCTCGACAACCTCGGCGCTGCACGGGTCGTCACCGCGAACGACACCTGA